One genomic window of Paeniglutamicibacter sp. Y32M11 includes the following:
- a CDS encoding carbohydrate ABC transporter permease: MSTLTTTEPKSPAGKPRPVASLAKTRLTNRWATLAALVIATLWTVPTIGLLVSSFRPAQEVRTTGWWTIFAHPGLTTDNYSAVLQAGNSQLTMAGSFINSIAITLPATLIPLVLATLAAYAFAWMRFPGKDLVFILVFALQIVPIQMALVPLLRLFAVGEIFGFPIIGAFGSAGYAQVWIAHTIFALPLAIFLLHNFIAEIPNEIIEAARVDGASHGQIFFRIVLPLTAPAIAAFSIFQFLWVWNDLLVALIFADGAVAPITKLLAEITGSRGQDWHLLTAGAFVAMIVPLAVFFALQRYFVRGLMAGSAKG; the protein is encoded by the coding sequence ATGTCCACCCTCACCACCACCGAGCCCAAGTCCCCCGCCGGAAAGCCACGTCCCGTGGCCTCGCTGGCCAAGACCCGATTGACCAATCGCTGGGCGACACTCGCCGCGCTGGTGATCGCTACCCTGTGGACCGTCCCCACCATCGGGCTCTTGGTTTCATCCTTCCGCCCCGCCCAGGAGGTGCGTACCACCGGTTGGTGGACGATCTTTGCCCATCCGGGTCTCACCACCGATAACTACTCGGCGGTACTGCAAGCGGGCAATTCACAGCTGACCATGGCCGGATCCTTCATCAACTCCATCGCCATCACGCTGCCGGCAACATTAATCCCGCTGGTCTTGGCAACGCTTGCCGCCTATGCCTTCGCCTGGATGCGTTTCCCCGGCAAGGATTTGGTCTTCATCCTGGTCTTCGCCCTGCAGATTGTCCCCATCCAGATGGCGCTGGTGCCGCTGCTGCGGCTATTTGCCGTGGGGGAAATTTTTGGTTTCCCCATCATTGGCGCCTTTGGTTCGGCCGGATACGCCCAGGTGTGGATCGCGCACACCATCTTTGCCCTTCCCCTGGCCATCTTCCTTTTGCACAACTTCATCGCCGAAATCCCCAATGAGATCATCGAGGCGGCCCGCGTGGATGGGGCAAGCCACGGCCAGATCTTCTTCCGCATCGTACTTCCGCTCACGGCACCGGCCATTGCCGCGTTTTCCATCTTCCAGTTCCTCTGGGTGTGGAATGACCTTTTGGTCGCGCTGATTTTCGCCGACGGCGCCGTCGCCCCGATCACCAAGCTATTGGCCGAGATCACCGGTAGTCGTGGGCAGGATTGGCACCTGCTGACAGCCGGCGCCTTCGTCGCGATGATCGTGCCACTGGCAGTGTTCTTCGCCCTGCAGCGCTACTTTGTCCGTGGACTCATGGCGGGTTCCGCTAAGGGGTAG
- a CDS encoding universal stress protein → MAETIIVGVDGSETAQRAAERAARIAANMNAELVVVTAHTSDNTEVVKIGTDTWILDDAEQAGKVAEQCAAGLRIAEPNAKITASAAHGKPQEVLVSEAERLSATLIVVGNVGMKGLGRVLGSVATSVAHAASCDVYIVKTVK, encoded by the coding sequence ATGGCAGAAACCATCATCGTCGGCGTTGACGGCAGCGAAACCGCACAGCGTGCAGCAGAACGTGCAGCACGTATCGCCGCCAACATGAATGCAGAATTGGTCGTCGTGACGGCCCACACCTCGGATAACACCGAAGTTGTGAAGATCGGTACCGACACCTGGATTCTGGACGACGCCGAGCAGGCCGGCAAGGTTGCCGAACAGTGTGCAGCCGGATTGCGCATCGCAGAGCCAAACGCCAAGATCACCGCATCGGCCGCCCACGGCAAGCCACAGGAAGTGCTGGTCTCCGAGGCCGAGCGCCTGTCGGCCACGCTGATCGTGGTTGGCAACGTCGGCATGAAGGGCCTGGGCCGCGTGCTCGGCTCGGTGGCTACCTCGGTGGCCCACGCAGCATCCTGCGATGTTTACATCGTCAAGACCGTGAAGTAA
- the aqpZ gene encoding aquaporin Z, with product MSHPMSSRLAAEFLGTGVLVFGGCGAAIFSAKVVASNTINMGIGFLGVALAFGLTVLVMVYAVGHVSGGHFNPAVTLGAALAGRIEWKAVPAYMITQIVGASVAGLALFAIASGKHGFDPVTSGFASNGYADRSPDGYSMLSALLAEIILTAIFLYVILGSTDDRAPKGFAGISIGLTLTLIHLISIPITNTSVNPARSLGVAWFAGPAALNQVWLFILAPLVGAAIAGLTYPLLFASPLIESALKSADDQSTTTLTEDATATEAKAGTDRA from the coding sequence ATGTCCCATCCCATGTCATCGCGCTTGGCGGCCGAGTTTCTCGGCACCGGCGTACTCGTCTTCGGAGGCTGTGGCGCGGCCATATTCTCGGCCAAGGTCGTCGCATCCAACACGATCAACATGGGGATCGGATTCCTCGGTGTTGCGCTCGCGTTCGGCCTCACGGTCCTGGTCATGGTTTATGCCGTCGGCCACGTTTCCGGTGGGCACTTCAACCCGGCGGTGACATTGGGGGCTGCGCTGGCGGGACGCATTGAATGGAAGGCCGTCCCCGCCTACATGATCACGCAGATCGTCGGCGCCTCGGTTGCCGGCTTGGCCCTCTTCGCCATCGCTAGCGGCAAGCACGGATTTGATCCGGTCACCTCGGGCTTCGCATCCAACGGTTACGCCGACCGATCCCCGGATGGCTACAGCATGCTCTCCGCGCTGCTCGCGGAAATTATTCTCACGGCCATCTTCCTCTACGTCATTCTGGGTTCCACCGATGATCGGGCGCCCAAGGGTTTTGCTGGAATTTCCATCGGACTGACCTTAACCCTGATCCACCTGATTTCCATCCCCATCACCAACACCTCGGTTAACCCGGCTCGCTCACTGGGCGTTGCTTGGTTTGCCGGTCCGGCGGCCCTGAATCAGGTCTGGCTGTTTATCCTCGCACCCTTGGTTGGCGCGGCGATTGCGGGACTAACCTACCCATTGCTGTTCGCTTCGCCGTTGATCGAATCCGCTTTGAAGTCCGCGGATGATCAGTCGACCACAACCTTGACGGAGGACGCCACCGCAACGGAGGCGAAGGCCGGAACCGACCGCGCCTAA
- a CDS encoding substrate-binding domain-containing protein, with amino-acid sequence MTGLKIAYVPGVTPGKWLTRWNERYPQNPLQALRYDGEGILQRLGTGDSDLVFVRFATGTSPKTPSIHVIPLYDETQVVCGAKDSDIELYDEPLPYSTIESENFLDLADYPESVGGTAMAMEVCSSGAALLVLPLSVARLHSRKDVVHKELSEVPSTSIGIAWLAPEGDDPTNPVFEEFIGVVRGRGENSSRQASVAQRQQEQAVEARKKRQISQSEAAKNLKKAEAKKKAGARGGTRRGAKPGAKGRKR; translated from the coding sequence GTGACAGGACTAAAAATCGCCTATGTACCGGGCGTCACGCCCGGCAAATGGCTGACCCGGTGGAACGAACGCTATCCACAAAACCCGCTGCAGGCCCTGCGCTACGACGGCGAGGGGATTCTCCAGCGCCTTGGCACAGGGGATTCAGACCTCGTTTTTGTTCGTTTTGCGACAGGCACCTCGCCCAAGACCCCATCGATCCATGTGATCCCGCTATACGACGAAACTCAGGTCGTGTGCGGGGCCAAGGACAGTGACATCGAACTCTATGATGAGCCGCTGCCCTACTCCACGATCGAGTCAGAAAACTTCCTGGACCTAGCCGACTACCCCGAATCTGTGGGCGGTACGGCCATGGCCATGGAGGTTTGCTCCTCGGGCGCCGCACTACTGGTGCTGCCGCTCAGCGTCGCTCGGCTGCATAGCCGCAAGGATGTGGTGCACAAGGAACTCTCCGAGGTCCCCTCCACCAGCATCGGCATCGCCTGGTTGGCGCCGGAGGGTGATGACCCCACCAACCCCGTTTTCGAGGAATTCATTGGTGTGGTGCGCGGCCGAGGGGAAAATTCCTCACGGCAGGCATCCGTGGCTCAACGCCAACAGGAGCAGGCAGTGGAGGCGCGCAAAAAGCGTCAAATCTCCCAATCCGAAGCGGCCAAGAATCTGAAGAAGGCCGAAGCTAAGAAAAAAGCCGGTGCCCGCGGCGGCACTCGGCGCGGCGCGAAGCCAGGAGCCAAGGGCCGCAAACGCTAA
- a CDS encoding S9 family peptidase: MSASVPLRRFAYGPDASQYAELCVPETRVHQHIAIVIHGGFWRSAYDAELGRPLAADLAERGIVSWNLEYRRNGNGGGYPQTFLDVAAGIDALTPALVAAGLSPGPRVAIGHSAGGHLALWAAGRSLLPAGAPGASTAQTERLDGVISQAGVLDLALAHRLELSADAAGEFMGSTPESDPSAWAIADPALRLATGIPLVMLHGRNDADVPVSVARSVAAAARLAGVKVDYREFDGDHYGLITPGDAAWEECVAALLGLGTANPLRD; the protein is encoded by the coding sequence ATGTCCGCTTCGGTGCCGCTGCGACGCTTCGCCTATGGCCCGGACGCCAGTCAATATGCCGAATTGTGCGTGCCCGAGACTCGGGTGCATCAGCACATTGCCATCGTCATTCATGGTGGTTTCTGGCGCTCGGCCTACGACGCCGAGTTGGGCCGCCCGCTGGCCGCGGATCTGGCCGAGCGCGGCATCGTGTCGTGGAACCTGGAATATCGCCGCAACGGCAATGGCGGGGGATACCCACAAACCTTCCTTGACGTGGCGGCAGGCATTGATGCATTAACCCCGGCACTTGTTGCAGCGGGTTTGTCCCCGGGCCCGCGCGTGGCCATCGGGCATTCGGCCGGCGGCCATCTTGCGCTGTGGGCGGCTGGCCGATCGCTGCTGCCCGCCGGTGCCCCCGGAGCCAGTACCGCACAGACCGAACGGCTTGACGGGGTCATCTCACAGGCTGGGGTCTTGGACTTGGCGCTGGCTCACCGGCTGGAGCTGAGCGCCGATGCCGCGGGTGAGTTTATGGGATCGACTCCAGAGTCGGACCCGAGCGCCTGGGCCATCGCCGATCCGGCACTGCGGCTCGCCACGGGTATTCCGTTGGTGATGTTGCATGGACGCAATGACGCCGATGTGCCGGTATCCGTGGCCAGATCGGTGGCCGCCGCCGCCCGGTTGGCCGGGGTGAAGGTGGATTATCGCGAATTCGACGGGGACCATTACGGGCTCATCACCCCGGGGGATGCGGCGTGGGAAGAATGTGTTGCCGCCCTGCTGGGACTTGGGACGGCGAATCCTCTGCGCGACTAG
- a CDS encoding carbohydrate kinase, whose protein sequence is MLTVIGEALVDVLSGGISAPRSFVGGSPLNVAVGLAKLDHPVTLIGRWGRDDYGAMIEHALTTHDVRYVGGPDELATSTARGILDPVGAATYTFDIHWDLPELPADTSALADARLVHTGSLATLLEPGAHKVRKLIEAARPHATISYDPNIRPSLITDHAAAVVNVESFVRLSDVVRASDSDLEWLYPHRSAADTATAWLDMGPAMVVATYGSGGPLGLVKAGSARTNAPVVDVADTVGAGDSFMAAMISAMEVRGLLGSEQREKLHALNPATLTEILDYAAKAAAITVSRPGANPPTRSEIH, encoded by the coding sequence GTGCTGACGGTCATAGGCGAGGCCCTGGTCGATGTACTGTCCGGAGGGATCAGCGCTCCGCGCTCCTTCGTCGGCGGTAGCCCGTTAAACGTCGCCGTTGGACTGGCCAAGCTGGACCACCCGGTGACGCTGATCGGACGCTGGGGCCGTGATGACTACGGAGCCATGATCGAGCACGCCCTGACCACCCACGACGTGCGCTACGTGGGCGGTCCGGATGAGCTGGCAACCTCCACGGCCAGAGGCATCCTGGACCCGGTGGGTGCCGCCACCTACACCTTTGACATCCACTGGGATTTGCCCGAGCTGCCCGCTGATACCTCGGCGTTGGCAGATGCCCGACTGGTACACACCGGGTCGCTTGCCACGTTGCTGGAACCCGGTGCTCACAAGGTGCGCAAACTCATCGAGGCTGCCCGTCCGCACGCCACCATTTCCTATGACCCCAACATCCGGCCCTCACTGATCACCGATCACGCAGCAGCCGTCGTGAATGTCGAAAGCTTCGTGAGACTATCCGACGTGGTGCGCGCCTCGGATTCCGATCTGGAATGGCTCTACCCGCACCGCAGTGCCGCCGACACCGCCACTGCATGGCTGGACATGGGCCCGGCGATGGTTGTTGCCACCTACGGCTCCGGCGGTCCACTGGGGCTGGTCAAGGCCGGCAGCGCGCGAACCAACGCTCCGGTGGTTGACGTTGCCGACACTGTGGGCGCGGGAGATTCCTTTATGGCCGCGATGATCTCTGCGATGGAGGTCCGCGGGCTGCTGGGCAGCGAGCAGCGCGAGAAGCTGCACGCACTGAACCCCGCCACGCTCACCGAGATCCTTGACTATGCTGCGAAGGCCGCAGCCATCACCGTCTCGCGCCCCGGGGCCAATCCACCGACGCGCAGCGAAATTCACTGA
- a CDS encoding dienelactone hydrolase family protein, protein MAAQTPHQNVSFPSEGNDAHGYLSLPKGGHGPGVIVIQEWWGLTDHIRDVADRLAGEGFVALAPDLFGGSVAHDGDEAAEMMSNLPEAVGAKLLAGAVDYLLSLPAVTSATVGTIGFCMGGGFVLALAAQQGEKISAAVPFYGVGQGIPSSYAGLRATVQGHYANRDTSYPVEQAQAQEIQIREESGREVEFFYYDAPHAFHNDGNPSGNYRPEAAALAWGRAVDFLRKNVTPTVLPTQTRSPSVATAQGAS, encoded by the coding sequence ATGGCCGCCCAGACACCGCACCAAAATGTTTCCTTCCCCTCCGAAGGTAATGATGCCCATGGATACCTTTCATTGCCAAAGGGTGGCCACGGACCAGGCGTCATTGTCATTCAGGAGTGGTGGGGGCTCACCGACCACATCCGTGACGTGGCTGACCGTCTGGCGGGGGAGGGGTTCGTAGCCCTAGCGCCAGACCTGTTCGGTGGCTCGGTGGCTCATGACGGCGACGAAGCTGCGGAGATGATGTCGAATCTGCCCGAGGCCGTCGGCGCGAAACTGCTGGCGGGTGCCGTGGACTATCTGTTAAGTTTGCCCGCCGTCACCAGTGCCACCGTGGGAACCATCGGTTTCTGCATGGGCGGAGGATTTGTCCTGGCCCTGGCGGCCCAGCAGGGAGAAAAGATTTCTGCGGCAGTGCCCTTCTACGGCGTCGGTCAGGGCATTCCGTCAAGCTATGCGGGCCTTCGGGCCACCGTCCAGGGGCATTATGCCAATCGTGATACCTCGTATCCCGTGGAGCAGGCGCAGGCGCAAGAGATCCAGATTCGCGAAGAATCTGGGCGCGAGGTTGAGTTTTTCTACTATGATGCTCCGCACGCCTTCCACAACGATGGAAACCCGTCGGGAAATTACCGGCCCGAGGCCGCAGCTCTAGCCTGGGGGCGAGCCGTGGATTTCCTGCGGAAGAACGTCACCCCAACAGTTTTACCCACTCAAACCCGGTCACCGTCGGTGGCCACAGCACAAGGAGCGTCATAA
- a CDS encoding HAD family hydrolase: MRVAPEVRLVASDLDGTIIRADGSISARTIEAFNRARAAGIHIVFVTGRPVRWLDPVRDAFGQLGTVICSNGAVLYDLEAQRLLSAKTIAPADLVLAQQIILEAEPGATFAAETTRGLHLGAGFAEHPQPVGTEPGTLLELGSAQLQNEGVVKFLAKSRTRSADDFLDTVGDSLRHLVSVTHSAFGISLLEMAHVAVDKSVALRDYAAGLGIGPAEVIAFGDMPNDLEMLSWAGHGYAMASGHLAAIAAASYRAPGVEQDGVARILEQLLDGDASQPWESPGPDER; the protein is encoded by the coding sequence ATGCGAGTAGCTCCGGAGGTGCGGTTGGTGGCCAGCGACCTGGACGGCACCATCATCCGTGCCGACGGGAGTATCTCCGCGCGCACCATCGAGGCCTTCAATCGCGCCCGAGCCGCGGGAATACACATCGTTTTTGTCACCGGACGGCCGGTGCGCTGGTTGGATCCGGTGCGTGACGCCTTCGGTCAGCTGGGCACGGTGATCTGCTCCAACGGTGCGGTGCTTTACGACCTCGAGGCCCAACGCCTGCTCAGTGCCAAGACCATCGCGCCAGCGGACCTGGTGCTGGCGCAACAGATCATCTTGGAGGCCGAACCCGGTGCCACCTTCGCCGCCGAAACCACTCGCGGCCTGCACCTAGGTGCAGGATTCGCCGAACACCCCCAGCCGGTGGGCACCGAACCGGGCACATTGCTTGAGCTTGGTTCGGCCCAACTGCAGAACGAGGGCGTGGTGAAATTCCTGGCGAAGTCCCGCACCCGCAGTGCCGATGACTTCTTGGATACGGTGGGTGATTCGTTGCGTCATCTGGTGTCGGTCACTCATTCAGCGTTTGGGATTTCGCTGCTGGAAATGGCCCATGTTGCCGTGGACAAATCGGTCGCGCTGCGCGACTACGCGGCAGGGTTGGGCATCGGACCGGCAGAAGTCATCGCCTTCGGCGACATGCCCAACGACCTAGAAATGCTGTCCTGGGCCGGGCACGGTTATGCCATGGCATCCGGACACTTAGCGGCCATCGCCGCCGCCAGCTATCGTGCCCCCGGCGTTGAACAGGATGGGGTCGCCAGGATACTGGAGCAGCTTCTTGACGGGGACGCGTCGCAGCCGTGGGAGAGCCCGGGACCGGACGAACGCTGA
- a CDS encoding carbohydrate ABC transporter permease translates to MTFFLKWLSTLPPLAQVPVVIGAFLVAAAMLLFLIELAPRRGRKYTIIRAVACVAIPLVMVALLDSYTWAIAGAGLLGLLLFWLDYRSRQGAGYLFALVGFLSPALLLLVVGLVIPTIQTTIASFMNSRGTEFVGMENFIWIFTQPSGIRTVLNTVLWVLIAPAVSTIAGLAYAVFIDKSRGEKFFKILVFMPMAISFVGASIIWRFIYTARPADGQQIGLLNQVIVWAGGEPVQFLQESPLNTVALIAVLIWVQTGFAMVILSAAIKGVPIEQLEAAELDGASAWQRFANVTLPGIRSSLVVVLTTISIASLKVFDIVRTMTAGANDTSVIANEMYTQFRNFEGGRSAAFAVILFIMVMPIVIYNARQIKMQRELR, encoded by the coding sequence ATGACATTCTTCCTGAAATGGCTCAGCACGCTGCCGCCACTGGCACAGGTCCCCGTGGTCATCGGGGCCTTTCTCGTGGCCGCGGCCATGCTGCTCTTCCTGATCGAACTCGCTCCGCGGCGCGGGCGAAAATACACGATCATCCGCGCGGTGGCCTGCGTCGCGATCCCCCTTGTGATGGTCGCATTGCTTGATTCCTACACCTGGGCCATTGCCGGTGCCGGTTTACTGGGTTTACTGCTCTTCTGGTTGGACTACCGTTCGCGGCAAGGGGCAGGATATCTTTTCGCACTGGTGGGTTTCCTCTCCCCCGCGTTGCTCTTGTTGGTGGTTGGACTCGTCATTCCCACCATCCAGACCACCATCGCCTCCTTCATGAATTCCCGCGGCACCGAATTTGTGGGCATGGAGAACTTCATCTGGATCTTCACCCAGCCATCGGGGATTCGTACGGTGCTCAATACCGTGCTCTGGGTACTCATTGCCCCCGCGGTATCCACGATTGCCGGGCTGGCCTACGCGGTATTCATCGACAAGTCCCGCGGAGAAAAGTTCTTCAAGATCCTGGTCTTCATGCCCATGGCGATCTCCTTTGTTGGCGCCTCGATCATTTGGCGCTTCATCTACACCGCACGCCCGGCCGACGGGCAGCAGATTGGCTTGCTCAACCAGGTCATTGTCTGGGCCGGCGGGGAACCGGTGCAGTTCCTGCAGGAATCTCCGCTGAACACCGTGGCGCTGATCGCGGTGTTGATCTGGGTCCAAACAGGCTTTGCCATGGTGATCCTCTCCGCCGCCATCAAGGGGGTGCCGATCGAGCAGTTGGAGGCCGCGGAACTGGACGGCGCAAGCGCCTGGCAGCGCTTCGCCAACGTCACGCTGCCCGGGATTCGTTCCTCATTGGTGGTCGTGTTGACCACCATCTCGATCGCCTCACTGAAGGTCTTTGACATCGTGCGGACCATGACCGCCGGGGCAAATGACACCTCGGTGATCGCCAACGAAATGTATACCCAGTTCCGAAACTTTGAGGGCGGCAGATCGGCCGCCTTCGCCGTCATTCTCTTCATCATGGTGATGCCGATCGTCATCTACAACGCTAGGCAGATCAAGATGCAAAGGGAGCTGCGCTGA
- a CDS encoding enoyl-CoA hydratase/isomerase family protein codes for MEFGTYETLLVEQRGSALLVSINQPASMNALAAAVVEDLHVLTGVLSRIGVDAHWPVRGVIITGVGEKSFVAGANIVEMNDMDPAAALAYGKRMHSVTLALESLPIPVIAAVNGFALGGGCELALACDFIYASATASFGQPEVNLGLVPGFGGSVRLQQRVGISMARELIFTGRRIKSAEALRIGLVNRVLEDNAALLTAAEETINEIASKAPTAVANVKDALNEIAGLNVVDGLEAEARSFVKAFETQDSVIGRAAFVAKSVPDFPGN; via the coding sequence ATGGAGTTCGGAACCTACGAGACATTGCTAGTCGAGCAGCGGGGCTCCGCGCTACTGGTGAGCATCAACCAGCCGGCCTCGATGAATGCCTTGGCCGCCGCTGTGGTTGAGGACCTTCATGTACTCACCGGGGTGCTTTCTCGCATCGGAGTCGACGCACACTGGCCGGTGCGCGGGGTCATCATCACCGGCGTGGGGGAAAAGTCGTTTGTAGCGGGTGCCAACATCGTGGAAATGAACGACATGGACCCCGCAGCCGCGCTGGCCTACGGCAAACGCATGCACTCGGTCACCCTAGCGCTCGAATCACTGCCCATCCCGGTGATTGCCGCAGTTAACGGCTTCGCCCTGGGTGGCGGCTGCGAGCTGGCTCTGGCGTGCGATTTCATTTACGCCTCCGCCACCGCCAGCTTTGGGCAGCCCGAGGTCAACCTCGGGCTGGTCCCGGGCTTTGGTGGCTCGGTGCGCCTGCAGCAACGCGTGGGCATCTCCATGGCTCGTGAACTCATCTTCACCGGCCGACGCATCAAGTCGGCCGAGGCACTGCGCATCGGCTTGGTGAACCGCGTCCTAGAGGACAACGCGGCGCTGCTCACCGCCGCTGAGGAAACCATCAACGAAATCGCTTCCAAGGCACCAACGGCAGTGGCCAACGTCAAGGATGCCCTCAATGAGATCGCCGGGCTGAACGTGGTGGACGGGCTGGAGGCCGAGGCGCGTTCCTTCGTGAAGGCGTTCGAAACTCAGGACTCCGTCATCGGACGCGCGGCATTTGTGGCCAAGTCCGTTCCGGATTTCCCGGGGAACTAA
- a CDS encoding DUF5997 family protein, which produces MSEKTPQNMKPATAAKKLSIYLPASPAEFQEGQVSRATFDELVANPPQWLTDLRANGPHPRPVVAHKLNVSIAGLARAEITEALTTEQIDALLADRPQWLQEERASLAAVRAEEKRARDAAAAKGDRS; this is translated from the coding sequence ATGAGCGAGAAAACCCCACAGAACATGAAGCCGGCGACTGCCGCAAAGAAATTGAGCATCTATTTGCCCGCGTCCCCGGCCGAGTTCCAGGAGGGCCAGGTTTCTCGGGCAACGTTTGATGAACTAGTGGCAAATCCACCGCAGTGGCTGACGGATCTGCGCGCCAATGGCCCGCACCCGCGTCCGGTTGTGGCGCACAAGTTGAATGTGTCGATCGCGGGTTTGGCGCGTGCCGAAATCACCGAGGCATTAACCACCGAGCAGATCGATGCCTTGCTGGCTGACCGTCCGCAGTGGCTCCAGGAGGAGCGTGCCTCGCTGGCGGCCGTGCGTGCCGAAGAAAAGCGTGCACGTGACGCTGCGGCCGCCAAGGGCGACCGCAGCTAA
- a CDS encoding glycerophosphodiester phosphodiesterase — MNCPRVGNPPFLLNTPHRPLAGFPLAFSHRGFAPAGEENTVKAFTAATELGFGYLETDVHATRDGVLVAFHDEDLVRLTGDPRRVRDCTAAELAELRVAGEPIPTFDELLERFPSTRFNVDIKAGPAAELMAETLVRHRAADRVLLASFNGSRRRMVSRLLAAGQRNQQLATSPGIIGVGAAVLIGAVAPLPRAVYGSFAALQVPETHGKLRVVTPRFIQRAHEASLQVHVWVVNDAPAMHRLLDMGVDGIMTDAAPTLAAVMSERGHWPQTA; from the coding sequence ATGAATTGCCCACGCGTAGGAAATCCACCGTTTTTGCTCAATACCCCGCATCGGCCCTTGGCCGGATTCCCCCTCGCATTTTCGCACCGCGGATTCGCACCCGCCGGTGAAGAAAACACCGTGAAGGCCTTCACCGCTGCCACCGAGCTGGGCTTCGGTTACCTAGAAACCGACGTTCACGCCACCCGCGACGGTGTCCTGGTGGCCTTCCATGATGAGGACCTTGTGCGGCTCACCGGAGATCCACGTCGCGTGCGGGACTGCACCGCCGCCGAACTCGCCGAGCTCAGGGTGGCGGGGGAACCGATTCCCACCTTTGACGAGCTTTTGGAAAGGTTCCCTAGCACCCGCTTTAACGTTGATATCAAGGCGGGCCCCGCGGCCGAGCTCATGGCCGAGACTCTGGTGCGTCATCGTGCTGCGGATCGAGTCCTGCTGGCCTCCTTTAACGGCAGTCGTCGGCGCATGGTCTCTCGGCTGCTCGCTGCCGGCCAGCGGAACCAGCAGCTGGCCACCAGCCCCGGAATCATCGGTGTGGGCGCGGCAGTTCTCATTGGGGCCGTGGCACCGTTGCCGCGAGCCGTTTACGGATCCTTTGCGGCCCTCCAGGTCCCCGAGACCCACGGAAAGCTTCGTGTGGTCACTCCCCGCTTCATCCAACGCGCCCACGAAGCCTCACTACAGGTCCACGTGTGGGTCGTTAATGATGCGCCGGCGATGCACCGCCTCTTGGACATGGGTGTTGACGGCATCATGACTGATGCGGCCCCGACCCTGGCGGCGGTCATGAGCGAGCGAGGTCATTGGCCACAAACAGCCTGA